From Megalops cyprinoides isolate fMegCyp1 chromosome 18, fMegCyp1.pri, whole genome shotgun sequence, one genomic window encodes:
- the smarca5 gene encoding SWI/SNF-related matrix-associated actin-dependent regulator of chromatin subfamily A member 5: MSSTENNSVEPERRMEDELEGEEDETSEPEEGGQEEAAPPKATDEKPNLLLPGYEAKMQADRTNRFEYLLKQTEVFAHFIQPAAQKTPTSPLKMKPGRPRIKKDEKQNLLSAGDNRHRRTEQEEDEELLSESSRATNVCTRFDESPSYVKTGKLRDYQIRGLNWLISLYENGINGILADEMGLGKTLQTISLLGYMKHYRNIPGPHMVLVPKSTLYNWMNEFNRWVPSLKAVCLIGDRDERNAFIRDVLLPGEWDVCVTSYEMLIREKAVFKKFNWRYLVIDEAHRIKNEKSKLSEIVREFKTTNRLLLTGTPLQNNLHELWALLNFLLPDVFNSSEDFDAWFDTNNCLGDQRLVERLHIVLRPFLLRRIKADVEKSLLPKKEVKMYVGLSKMQREWYTKILMKDIDILNSAGKMDKMRLLNVLMQLRKCCNHPYLFDGAEPGPPYTTDLHLVVNSGKMAVLDKLLPKLKEQGSRVLIFSQMTRMLDILEDYCMWRNYGYCRLDGQTAHDERQKSINAYNEPNSSKFLFMLSTRAGGLGINLATADVVIIYDSDWNPQVDLQAMDRAHRIGQKKQVRVFRFITENTVEERIVERAEMKLRLDSIVIQQGRLVDQNLNKLGKDEMLSIIRHGATHVFASKESEITDEDIDAILERGEKKTLEMKEKLSNMGESSLRNFTMESETSVYNFEGEDYREKKKIVTEWIEPPKRERKANYAVDAYFREALRVSEPKVPKAPRPPKQPNVQDFQFFPPRLFELLEKEILFYRKTIGYKVPRNPDVPNSAQAQKEEQAKIDEAEALTEEELEEKENLLSQGFTIWNKRDFNQFIKANEKWGRDDIENIAREVEGKTPEEVMEYSAVFWERCNELQDIEKIMAQIERGEARIQRRISIKKALDTKIGRYKAPFHQLRISYGTNKGKNYTEEEDRFLICMLHKLGFDKESVYDELRQCIRNSPQFRFDWFLKSRTAMELQRRCNTLITLIERENMELEEREKAEKKKRGPRTSSVQKRKADGTPDGRGRRKKLKL, from the exons ATGTCCAGTACTGAAAACAACAGCGTGGAGCCGGAGCGGCGGATGGAGGATGAGCTTGAAGGAGAGGAG gATGAAACTTCTGAGCCCGAAGAAGGGGGACAGGAGGAGGCCGCGCCCCCTAAAGCGACCGACGAAAAGCCGAATTTGCTGCTCCCTGGCTACGAAGCGAAAATG CAAGCGGACCGCACTAACAGATTTGAGTACCTGCTGAAGCAGACGGAGGTGTTTGCCCATTTCATCCAGCCAGCAGCGCAGAAGACGCCCACTTCCCCCCTGAAGATGAAACCCGGCCGACCTCGCATCAAGAAGGACGAGAAGCAGAACCTGCTGTCGGCCGGGGA TAACCGTCACCGGCgcacagagcaggaggaagacGAGGAGCTGCTGAGCGAGAGCAGCAGGGCCACCAACGTCTGCACCCGCTTCGACGAGTCCCCCTCCT ATGTGAAGACCGGGAAACTGAGGGACTATCAAATCCGAGGGTTAAACTGGCTGATTTCACTCTATGAGAATGGGATCAATGGGATTCTCGCAGATGAAATG GGTCTGGGAAAGACGCTGCAGACCATCTCCTTGCTTGGGTACATGAAGCACTACAGAAACATTCCTGGACCTCACATGGTGCTGGTGCCCAAGTCCACCCTGTACAACTGGATGAACGAGTTCAACCGCTGGGTGCCCTCGCTCAAGGCCGTCTGTCTCATCGGAGACCGGGACGAAAGG AATGCGTTCATTAGGGACGTGCTCCTGCCTGGCGAGTGGGATGTGTGCGTCACCTCCTACGAGATGCTCATCAGGGAGAAAGCCGTCTTCAAGAAGTTCAACTGGAGGTACCTGGTGATCGATGAAGCTCACAGGATTAAAAACGAAAAGTCAAAG ctctcgGAGATTGTCAGAGAGTTCAAGACCACCAACCGTCTGCTGCTGACTGGAACCCCCCTGCAGAACAACCTGCACGAGCTCTGGGCTCTCCTCAACTTCCTGCTGCCTGATGTCTTCAACTCGTCTGAA GACTTTGACGCCTGGTTCGACACCAACAACTGCCTTGGGGACCAAAGGCTAGTTGAACGTTTGCATATT GTGCTGCGTCCTTTCCTGCTCCGACGTATCAAAGCGGACGTGGAGAAGTCCCTGCTTCCTAAAAAGGAGGTGAAGATGTACGTGGGGCTGAGCAAGATGCAGCGCGAATG GTACACCAAGATTCTCATGAAGGACATTGACATTTTGAACTCCGCGGGGAAGATGGACAAAATGCGCCTGCTTAACGTGCTGATGCAGCTGCGCAAGTGCTGCAACCACCCGTACCTGTTCGACGGCGCCGAGCCTGGCCCGCCCTACACCACCGACCTGCACCTGGTGGTCAACAGCGGCAAGATGGCGGTGCTGGACAAGCTGCTGCCCAAGCTGAAAGAGCAGG GCTCTCGCGTGCTCATCTTCAGCCAGATGACCAGGATGCTGGACATTTTGGAGGATTACTGCATGTGGAGGAACTACGGCTACTGCCGCCTTGACGGCCAGACAGCCCACGACGAGAGACAG AAATCGATCAATGCGTACAACGAGCCCAACAGCTCCAAGTTCCTCTTCATGCTCAGCACCCGAGCTGGAGGTCTCGGTATCAATTTGGCCACTGCCGACGTCGTCATCATCTACGACTCTGACTGGAATCCTCAAGTAGATCTCCAAGCCATG GACCGAGCTCACAGGATTGGTCAGAAGAAGCAGGTGCGCGTGTTCCGCTTCATCACGGAGAACACGGTCGAGGAGAGGATAGTGGAGAGGGCTGAGATGAAACTCAGGCTGGACTCTATTGTCATTCAGCAAG GAAGGTTGGTGGACCAGAACCTGAATAAGCTAGGTAAAGACGAGATGCTTTCCATCATCCGTCACGGCGCAACGCACGTGTTCGCGTCCAAGGAGAGCGAAATCACAGACGAGGACATCGACGCCATcttggagaggggagagaagaag ACATTGGAAATGAAAGAGAAGTTGAGCAACATGGGCGAAAGCTCGCTGAGGAACTTCACCATGGAGTCAGAAACCAGCGTGTACAACTTTGAAGGTGAAGActacagagagaagaagaag ATTGTCACAGAGTGGATCGAGCCGCCCAAGAGAGAACGCAAAGCCAACTACGCGGTGGATGCGTACTTCAGGGAGGCCCTGCGCGTCAGCGAGCCCAAAGTGCCCAAG GCTCCACGGCCCCCAAAGCAGCCCAATGTCCAGGACTTCCAGTTCTTCCCTCCACGCCTGTttgagctgctggagaaggagatCCTCTTCTACAGGAAAACCATCGGCTACAAG GTCCCTCGAAACCCTGATGTCCCTAATTCAGCTCAGGCCCAGAAGGAGGAGCAGGCCAAGATTGATGAGGCAGAGGCTCTGACAGAGGAGGAGCTTGAGGAGAAGGAGAACCTTCTTTCCCAG GGCTTCACCATTTGGAACAAGCGCGATTTCAACCAGTTCATCAAAGCTAACGAGAAGTGGGGGAGAGATGACATTGAGAACATCGCCCGGGAGGTCGAGGGCAAAACTCCAGAGGAGGTCATGGAATATTCCG CTGTGTTCTGGGAGAGGTGTAATGAGCTGCAGGACATTGAGAAAATCATGGCCCAGATCGAGCGAGGCGAGGCCAGGATCCAGAGGCGGATCAGCATCAAAAAGGCACTTGACACAAAG ATTGGCCGTTACAAGGCCCCCTTCCACCAGCTGAGGATCTCGTACGGCACCAACAAGGGCAAGAACTACACCGAGGAGGAGGACCGCTTCCTGATCTGCATGCTGCACAAGCTGGGCTTCGACAAGGAGAGCGTCTACGACGAGCTGCGGCAGTGCATCCGAAACTCCCCGCAGTTCCGCTTCGACTGGTTCCTCAAGTCCAGGACGGCCATG gagCTCCAGAGGCGCTGCAACACCCTGATCACTCTGATCGAGAGGGAGAAcatggagctggaggagagggagaaggcggagaagaagaagaggggtCCTCGGACGTCCTCG GTCCAGAAGCGCAAGGCAGACGGGACGCCAGATGGCCGCGGGCGGAGGAAAAAGCTGAAGCTGTGA